Proteins co-encoded in one Spirosoma endbachense genomic window:
- a CDS encoding TonB-dependent receptor plug domain-containing protein, translating to MHHTIHRTTILSLLTAIGLLSAFRFINNDDFIKQLLAKFQSYNQQRPLEKVYIHTDRSIYLTGETIWMKGYIFDGNTHGIDTISRVLYVDLVDPYARRIRLRSQLRATTSYSPGQLALPDSLAAGTYLLRAYTNYMRNFPEAYFFTKTLTILRTDGANTKPASAVLGKSNRLDVQFLPEGGQLVEGLEARVAFKAVNSSGHNQPVEGFVLNAKKDTVTGLFSTHLGMGFFTLTPEVGQTYTGFVKQADGSLEPYPLPAVQPQGVIMQVDNLSNKDHVRVYLRHNKTSADPAAMMTLLAQTRGRVIQAAKVPLSKKGSLVQLPKADFPEGIAQLTLFDETNKPACERLVFVTKNEQINIGLSTDKASYKNREKVELTISTTNPAGKPVAANLSLAALDARQAPEADSNSASIVSHLLLSSDLTGTIEQPGYYFNAMHKDRWQQLDLLLMTQGWRRFTWTEVLGDTIPPVKYHVERGLSLTGRVLRPNQKGIASKVKLTFVLSRRDSTRDFLAGDSDEFGNFGAYDLDFTDTTTVLIQGVKGKANRDLSISLDQLLTPTVTITRIPYNPLEFRYDELAEFIKRTKEYQEIERQIRRNGEVLLQSVTVKAKKYQEHDSRTIYGTPDASIKFDQMNTAGRMNILDVIQGRIAGVQVIGNGLSARVQIRGAANFSGPVEPLFVLDGMPMDLQAVLGVSVQDVDRIDVLKGPSAAIYGSRGSGGVISILTKRGAPDYDLTKDVPPGTLLAKLPGYAPVREFYAPRYDTKKPEHVRPDYRTTLFWAPLIQTNAEGKATVSFYTSDAKTNLRLRAEGVTTSGMPGMEQRLVQVERE from the coding sequence ATGCACCACACCATCCATCGAACAACCATTCTTAGTCTGCTAACGGCGATTGGCTTACTGTCGGCATTTCGCTTTATAAACAACGATGACTTTATAAAACAATTATTAGCGAAATTCCAGTCTTATAACCAACAACGCCCCCTCGAAAAAGTATATATCCATACAGACCGCTCTATTTATCTCACCGGTGAAACGATCTGGATGAAAGGCTATATTTTCGATGGGAATACTCACGGTATTGATACCATCAGTCGGGTGCTATATGTGGATTTAGTCGACCCGTATGCCCGGCGTATTCGCCTTCGATCACAACTTCGGGCAACAACCAGTTACTCGCCTGGTCAGCTTGCTTTACCTGATTCATTAGCGGCTGGAACCTACCTGCTTCGGGCTTATACAAACTACATGCGCAATTTCCCGGAAGCTTATTTTTTTACCAAAACACTGACCATTCTGCGGACAGATGGCGCAAATACAAAGCCTGCAAGTGCAGTATTAGGTAAGTCGAATCGACTGGATGTACAGTTTTTGCCCGAAGGAGGCCAATTGGTTGAGGGTTTAGAAGCAAGGGTAGCGTTCAAAGCGGTTAATTCATCGGGACATAACCAGCCAGTCGAAGGGTTCGTGCTGAACGCAAAGAAAGATACGGTTACGGGTCTTTTCAGTACACATTTGGGTATGGGTTTTTTTACCCTGACTCCCGAAGTCGGCCAGACTTATACAGGCTTTGTCAAACAGGCCGACGGATCGCTGGAACCTTATCCATTACCAGCTGTTCAGCCGCAGGGGGTGATTATGCAGGTAGACAATCTGAGTAATAAGGATCACGTTCGGGTGTATCTGCGCCACAATAAAACCAGTGCTGACCCTGCCGCCATGATGACACTTTTGGCTCAGACGCGCGGACGGGTGATTCAGGCTGCAAAAGTGCCTTTATCGAAAAAAGGATCGCTGGTACAGCTACCTAAAGCTGATTTTCCCGAAGGAATCGCCCAGCTTACGCTTTTCGATGAAACAAACAAACCAGCCTGTGAGCGGCTTGTCTTCGTTACAAAAAATGAGCAAATCAATATCGGCCTGTCTACTGACAAAGCATCCTATAAAAACCGCGAAAAAGTTGAGTTGACCATCTCAACAACGAATCCGGCAGGTAAGCCTGTTGCGGCTAATCTATCACTGGCTGCTCTTGACGCCCGACAGGCGCCCGAAGCCGACTCGAACAGTGCCAGTATTGTATCGCATCTGTTGCTTTCATCGGACCTGACGGGCACGATCGAACAGCCAGGTTACTATTTTAATGCCATGCATAAAGATCGCTGGCAGCAACTGGACTTGCTCTTGATGACGCAGGGATGGCGACGCTTCACCTGGACCGAAGTGCTGGGTGATACGATTCCACCAGTTAAATACCATGTTGAGCGCGGGCTATCACTCACAGGTCGGGTTCTGCGGCCCAATCAGAAAGGAATTGCCAGTAAAGTGAAGTTAACGTTTGTCTTGTCCAGACGTGATAGCACGCGCGACTTTCTGGCTGGCGATAGTGATGAGTTTGGCAATTTCGGTGCTTATGACCTTGATTTTACAGATACAACAACGGTACTGATTCAGGGAGTTAAGGGCAAAGCAAACCGTGATCTGTCTATTTCGCTCGACCAGTTACTGACTCCAACCGTTACAATCACACGCATACCGTATAATCCCCTTGAGTTTAGATACGATGAATTGGCAGAATTCATCAAACGAACCAAAGAATATCAGGAAATAGAGCGGCAAATTCGACGGAATGGAGAGGTATTACTCCAATCCGTTACGGTAAAGGCGAAGAAATATCAGGAACATGACTCCCGAACGATTTATGGCACACCCGATGCCAGTATCAAGTTCGATCAGATGAATACAGCAGGTCGAATGAATATTCTGGATGTGATTCAGGGGCGAATTGCGGGTGTGCAGGTAATTGGCAACGGTCTGAGTGCACGGGTACAGATTCGGGGGGCGGCTAATTTTAGTGGGCCCGTTGAGCCCTTATTTGTTCTGGACGGTATGCCTATGGATTTGCAGGCAGTGCTTGGTGTGTCGGTGCAGGACGTTGATCGGATCGATGTGTTAAAAGGACCGTCGGCCGCTATTTATGGCTCTCGGGGGAGCGGTGGTGTTATTTCTATCCTGACCAAACGGGGCGCTCCCGATTATGATTTAACGAAGGATGTACCGCCCGGAACGCTGTTGGCCAAATTGCCCGGTTATGCGCCGGTAAGAGAGTTCTATGCACCAAGGTACGATACTAAAAAGCCGGAACATGTCAGACCCGATTATCGCACGACTCTTTTCTGGGCACC
- a CDS encoding glutaminase family protein, with product MTTLTGYAQSGSTINPPATPLLTIDPYSSVWSFGNQLNSDATRHWTGQPQQLNGLIRVDGRTFRFMGNPSFAGETIVPSAQHQTYQARYVTDKPASESWTSPDFDDSQWATGEATFGSRDGDHTKWTTNDIYIRRTVTLDQVPDGPLVVDAIQNDNYELFINGERMTKVSGVSPIYRLTPTNRKASEVLRKGRNVIAFHSQNLSGPGFVDLGLVEERILNYKPATQTGRRTTATQSEYTFAVEGVELTVTFMAPLLMDNLDVLSRPVQYVSYRVQSTDGKQHDVQVYTDASAELAVNSPDQLVTWRRGQAGKLDYMRVGTADQKILGRKGDDVRIDWGYLYIASTTEPGTNRRIGSLASALNQFEREGRVTDMHERMPRIVSDSLPVLATSMELGKVDSKPVERHLLIGYDDIKSVEYFGKPLNAWWRRYTNGNTSIEQALQDAEVDYTKLKKQCDAFDKQLYADALKAGGAAYAELCVVAYRQAIAAHKLVAGPNGEAFFFSKENFSNGSIGTVDVTYPSAPLFLLYNPLLLKGMMEPIFQYSESGKWTKPFAAHDVGTYPLANGQTYGEDMPVEECGNMLILTAAIAAVEGNATYARQHWKTLTTWTDYLIKDGFDPANQLCTDDFAGHIARNANLSVKAIMGIASYGYLAGRLGDKAREKEYVEMARDLARKWMKLADNGDHYTLTFENKSTWSQKYNLIWDKLLKLDIFPKEVAQKEIAYYLTKQQPFGLPLDSRRTYTKSDWIIWTATLADRPADFDALIAPVLRFVNESPDRIPLSDWHETTDGKHVGFRARSVVGGYYIKMLAEKIK from the coding sequence ATGACCACTCTGACTGGGTATGCTCAATCAGGTAGTACGATCAACCCTCCGGCAACTCCATTGTTGACCATTGATCCTTATTCGAGTGTATGGTCATTTGGCAACCAGCTTAACAGCGATGCAACTCGCCACTGGACAGGGCAACCGCAGCAATTAAATGGGTTGATTCGTGTTGATGGACGAACGTTTCGATTCATGGGGAATCCATCCTTTGCCGGTGAAACGATCGTTCCGTCGGCACAACACCAGACTTATCAGGCTCGTTATGTGACCGATAAGCCAGCCTCCGAAAGCTGGACTAGCCCCGATTTCGATGATAGCCAATGGGCTACAGGAGAAGCCACGTTTGGAAGCCGGGATGGCGATCATACAAAATGGACCACCAACGATATTTATATCCGGCGAACTGTAACGCTGGATCAGGTACCTGATGGCCCCCTTGTCGTTGATGCTATCCAGAATGATAATTATGAGCTGTTCATCAATGGCGAACGGATGACCAAGGTGAGCGGTGTTTCGCCAATCTATCGGTTGACACCGACCAATCGTAAAGCATCAGAGGTGTTACGGAAAGGCCGGAATGTAATCGCCTTTCATAGTCAGAATTTGTCGGGGCCAGGGTTTGTCGATCTGGGTCTTGTTGAAGAGCGGATTCTGAACTATAAACCCGCCACACAAACCGGGCGCCGGACGACGGCAACGCAGTCTGAATACACGTTCGCGGTAGAGGGTGTTGAACTAACGGTTACGTTCATGGCTCCTTTGCTGATGGATAACCTGGACGTTTTATCGCGACCTGTGCAGTATGTTAGCTACCGCGTACAATCGACAGATGGTAAGCAGCACGATGTACAGGTATATACTGATGCTTCGGCTGAACTGGCCGTTAATTCGCCTGATCAACTCGTGACCTGGCGCCGTGGTCAAGCCGGAAAGTTGGATTACATGCGTGTTGGTACAGCTGATCAGAAAATTTTGGGCAGGAAAGGTGATGATGTGCGGATCGACTGGGGGTATTTGTATATCGCATCGACGACAGAGCCAGGCACGAATCGGCGGATCGGGTCATTGGCCAGTGCGTTGAATCAATTTGAGCGCGAGGGGCGCGTAACGGATATGCATGAACGCATGCCCCGCATCGTGAGTGATAGCCTGCCCGTTCTGGCTACCAGTATGGAACTGGGAAAAGTCGATAGTAAGCCAGTGGAGCGGCATTTGCTGATTGGGTATGATGATATCAAGTCGGTGGAGTACTTCGGCAAACCGCTGAATGCCTGGTGGCGCCGATACACAAATGGAAACACATCCATTGAGCAAGCTTTACAGGATGCTGAAGTCGATTATACTAAATTAAAAAAGCAATGTGATGCGTTCGATAAGCAACTGTATGCCGATGCACTGAAAGCAGGTGGCGCAGCCTATGCCGAATTGTGTGTTGTTGCCTATAGGCAGGCAATTGCCGCCCATAAACTGGTTGCCGGGCCTAATGGAGAAGCCTTCTTTTTTTCGAAAGAAAATTTCTCGAATGGCTCAATTGGCACTGTAGATGTAACCTACCCATCGGCTCCGCTCTTTCTGCTGTATAATCCGCTGTTACTGAAAGGAATGATGGAACCCATTTTTCAGTACTCAGAAAGCGGGAAATGGACCAAACCCTTTGCTGCCCATGACGTTGGAACCTATCCGCTGGCGAATGGGCAAACGTATGGTGAAGACATGCCCGTTGAAGAGTGCGGAAATATGCTGATTCTAACAGCAGCTATTGCCGCTGTAGAAGGGAATGCTACGTATGCCAGGCAGCATTGGAAAACGCTGACAACTTGGACCGATTATCTGATTAAAGATGGTTTTGATCCGGCTAATCAACTGTGTACTGATGATTTTGCCGGGCATATTGCCCGCAACGCAAACCTGTCTGTCAAAGCCATCATGGGCATTGCCAGTTATGGTTATCTGGCGGGTCGTCTGGGCGATAAAGCCCGTGAAAAGGAGTATGTCGAGATGGCGCGTGACCTAGCCCGCAAGTGGATGAAACTCGCTGATAACGGTGATCACTATACTCTCACATTTGAAAACAAAAGCACCTGGAGTCAGAAGTATAATCTAATATGGGATAAGCTGTTAAAGCTGGACATCTTTCCTAAAGAAGTAGCACAGAAAGAAATTGCCTATTATCTAACAAAACAGCAACCATTTGGTCTACCTCTGGACAGCCGTAGAACCTACACCAAATCAGACTGGATAATATGGACAGCCACCTTAGCTGACCGACCGGCCGATTTCGACGCGCTGATTGCACCCGTATTGCGGTTTGTGAACGAAAGCCCCGACCGGATTCCGCTAAGCGACTGGCATGAAACCACCGATGGAAAGCATGTTGGTTTTCGGGCACGATCGGTAGTTGGCGGCTACTATATCAAAATGCTGGCGGAAAAAATAAAATAA
- a CDS encoding oxidoreductase yields MTAPTPKTAIVLGATGLIGNLLTHRLVDSPLYEKVKVLVRKSLNWQHPRLQEVQFDFDYPNGLLTQADDIFCCLGTTMKKAGSKETFRKVDYQYPMDIARLGLAAGAQQFAIVTAMGADTNSTFFYNRVKGEVERDLTALNYPTLLIFRPSLLLGNRGENRLGERLAEGAMRLFSPLIPAKYKGVEASKVANAMLTTMQQGLVGKHVFESDQLQTY; encoded by the coding sequence ATGACTGCACCCACTCCTAAAACAGCTATAGTCCTTGGTGCAACGGGGCTTATCGGCAACCTGCTTACTCATCGACTGGTCGATTCTCCCCTCTATGAAAAAGTTAAAGTTCTGGTGCGAAAGTCATTAAACTGGCAGCACCCTCGCTTGCAGGAGGTCCAATTCGATTTTGACTACCCTAATGGCCTACTGACTCAAGCCGACGATATCTTCTGCTGCCTTGGTACAACGATGAAAAAGGCAGGGTCAAAGGAGACTTTTCGTAAAGTTGATTACCAGTATCCAATGGATATTGCCCGATTAGGCCTGGCTGCTGGTGCTCAGCAATTCGCTATTGTTACCGCTATGGGTGCCGATACAAATTCAACGTTTTTTTATAATCGGGTCAAAGGGGAAGTAGAGCGCGACCTTACGGCGCTCAACTATCCGACATTATTGATTTTTCGGCCTTCCCTCCTGCTCGGAAACCGGGGAGAGAATCGGTTGGGAGAACGGCTGGCCGAAGGTGCTATGCGACTATTTTCTCCACTTATTCCGGCAAAATATAAAGGGGTCGAAGCATCTAAAGTCGCCAATGCCATGCTGACTACCATGCAGCAGGGGTTGGTGGGTAAACATGTATTTGAATCTGATCAGTTACAGACGTATTGA